In Patulibacter sp. SYSU D01012, a single window of DNA contains:
- the rpsG gene encoding 30S ribosomal protein S7 produces MARRSSAVTRTLEPDAVHRSRLVHQVINKVMLDGKKSTAEKIVYDALAILAEKTSGDPVEQLEESIKALTPQLEVRSRRVGGATYQVPVEVPARRSRTLAIRWLVEAARGRRERSMAARLANELLEAQKQQGGAYKKKDDIFRMAQANKAFAHYRW; encoded by the coding sequence ATGGCTCGTCGCTCCAGCGCGGTGACCCGGACGCTCGAGCCGGACGCCGTCCACCGCTCGCGCCTGGTTCACCAGGTCATCAACAAGGTGATGCTCGACGGCAAGAAGAGCACCGCCGAGAAGATCGTCTACGACGCCCTCGCGATCCTCGCGGAGAAGACGTCGGGCGATCCGGTCGAGCAGCTCGAGGAGTCCATCAAGGCCCTCACGCCGCAGCTCGAGGTCCGCTCCCGTCGCGTCGGTGGCGCGACGTACCAGGTCCCGGTCGAGGTGCCCGCCCGCCGCTCGCGCACGCTGGCGATCCGCTGGCTCGTCGAGGCCGCCCGTGGTCGCCGTGAGCGCTCCATGGCCGCGCGCCTGGCGAACGAGCTGCTCGAGGCGCAGAAGCAGCAGGGTGGCGCCTACAAGAAGAAGGACGACATCTTCCGCATGGCGCAGGCCAACAAGGCCTTCGCGCACTACCGCTGGTAG
- the rpsJ gene encoding 30S ribosomal protein S10 has product MATATQNKIRIRLKAYDTSAIESAAKEIVETAQRTGATVSGPVPLPTEKNVYTVIRSPFKDKDSREAFEIRTHKRLIDIHQPTPKTVDSLQRLDHLPAGVDIEIRLAG; this is encoded by the coding sequence ATGGCGACCGCCACACAAAACAAGATCCGCATCCGCCTCAAGGCCTACGACACGTCGGCCATCGAGTCGGCCGCGAAGGAGATCGTCGAGACGGCGCAGCGCACCGGCGCCACCGTCTCCGGTCCCGTTCCGCTGCCCACCGAGAAGAACGTCTACACGGTGATCCGCTCGCCGTTCAAGGACAAGGACTCGCGCGAGGCGTTCGAGATCCGGACGCACAAGCGCCTGATCGACATCCACCAGCCGACCCCGAAGACGGTCGATTCGCTCCAGCGTCTCGACCACCTCCCCGCGGGTGTCGACATCGAGATCCGACTGGCTGGGTGA
- the rpsL gene encoding 30S ribosomal protein S12 has translation MPTTSQLVRKGRKPKAKKLSTPGLKSGPGRKKKVAAPQRRGVCTRVYTTTPKKPNSALRKVARVRISSGIEVTAYIPGEGHNLQEHSVVLVRGGRVKDLPGVRYKVVRGSHDAAGVNDRKQSRSRYGVKKGKK, from the coding sequence ATGCCCACGACCAGTCAGCTCGTCCGCAAGGGGCGCAAGCCCAAGGCGAAGAAGCTCTCCACCCCCGGCCTCAAGTCGGGTCCGGGGCGCAAGAAGAAGGTCGCCGCGCCCCAGCGCCGCGGCGTCTGCACCCGTGTCTACACGACGACGCCGAAGAAGCCGAACTCCGCGCTGCGCAAGGTCGCGCGTGTCCGCATCAGCTCCGGCATCGAGGTCACGGCCTACATCCCCGGCGAGGGTCACAACCTGCAGGAGCACTCCGTCGTGCTCGTCCGCGGTGGCCGCGTGAAGGATCTGCCGGGCGTGCGCTACAAGGTCGTGCGCGGGTCGCACGACGCCGCCGGCGTGAACGACCGCAAGCAGTCGCGCTCGCGGTACGGCGTCAAGAAGGGGAAGAAGTAG
- the tuf gene encoding elongation factor Tu, with translation MAKEKFERGKPHVNVGTIGHIDHGKTTLTAAITTVLAKAGGGEARSFAEIDNAPEEKERGITISTSHVEYETENRHYAHVDCPGHADYVKNMITGAAQMDGAILVVSAADGPMPQTREHILLAKQVGVPYIVVFLNKADMVDDEELLELVEVEVRDLLNEYDFPGDDIPFVTGSALKALEGDAEYEQKILDLAAQLDTYIPEPERALDKPFLMPVEDVFSITGRGTVATGRVEQGVINVGDEVEIVGIREPSKTTVTGVEMFRKLLDRGEAGDNIGALLRGTKREDIERGQVLCKPGSITPHTKFKAEVYVLKKEEGGRHTPFFSGYRPQFYFRTTDVTGVANLPEGTEMVMPGDNVQMEIELIQPIAMDQGLRFAIREGGRTVGSGVVSEVIQ, from the coding sequence GTGGCGAAGGAGAAGTTCGAGCGCGGCAAGCCCCACGTCAACGTGGGCACCATCGGTCACATCGACCATGGCAAGACGACGCTGACGGCGGCGATCACGACCGTGCTGGCGAAGGCCGGCGGCGGCGAGGCTCGTTCGTTCGCGGAGATCGACAACGCTCCGGAGGAGAAGGAGCGCGGCATCACGATCTCGACCTCGCACGTCGAGTACGAGACCGAGAACCGGCACTACGCGCACGTCGACTGCCCCGGGCACGCCGACTACGTCAAGAACATGATCACGGGCGCGGCGCAGATGGACGGCGCCATCCTCGTGGTCTCCGCGGCTGACGGCCCCATGCCGCAGACGCGTGAGCACATCCTGCTGGCCAAGCAGGTCGGCGTCCCGTACATCGTCGTCTTCCTGAACAAGGCGGACATGGTGGACGACGAGGAGCTCCTGGAGCTCGTCGAGGTCGAGGTCCGCGACCTGCTCAACGAGTACGACTTCCCGGGCGACGACATCCCGTTCGTCACGGGCTCGGCGCTGAAGGCGCTCGAGGGTGACGCCGAGTACGAGCAGAAGATCCTGGATCTCGCCGCTCAGCTCGACACCTACATCCCCGAGCCCGAGCGCGCGCTGGACAAGCCGTTCCTGATGCCGGTCGAGGACGTCTTCTCGATCACGGGTCGCGGCACGGTGGCCACCGGCCGCGTCGAGCAGGGCGTCATCAACGTCGGCGACGAGGTCGAGATCGTCGGCATCCGCGAGCCGTCGAAGACGACGGTCACGGGCGTCGAGATGTTCCGCAAGCTCCTCGACCGCGGTGAGGCCGGCGACAACATCGGCGCCCTCCTCCGTGGCACGAAGCGCGAGGACATCGAGCGCGGCCAGGTCCTGTGCAAGCCGGGGTCCATCACCCCGCACACGAAGTTCAAGGCTGAGGTCTACGTCCTGAAGAAGGAGGAGGGTGGCCGTCACACCCCGTTCTTCTCGGGCTACCGTCCGCAGTTCTACTTCCGCACGACGGACGTCACCGGCGTCGCCAACCTGCCCGAGGGCACGGAGATGGTCATGCCGGGCGACAACGTCCAGATGGAGATCGAGCTGATCCAGCCGATCGCCATGGACCAGGGCCTCCGCTTCGCGATCCGCGAGGGCGGCCGCACGGTCGGCTCCGGCGTCGTGTCCGAGGTCATCCAGTAG
- a CDS encoding DNA-directed RNA polymerase subunit beta — protein MSTVNALRTRRTFARLDQVLDVPNLIDIQRRSFDWLVDAEGGGLRETIDDISPIEDYTGNLAVEFGELEFGEETHTLAECKEKGQTYSRPLSVEVAFVNRETGEIREQSVFMGDFPWMTKRGTFIVNGTERVVVTQLVRSPGAYLMEPKDREKQVFVANLMPARGSWLELEIDKKGKVFVRIDRKRKLPVTVLLRAMEYNPELDADVEESDADVDALDQTLLDRFEGSAYIRNTLLTDTEATRTKKGALIELFKKQRPGEPPTVDAAYALLQTLFFDPKRYDLTRVGRYKLNSRLNLDIDLETRHLTPEDIYALIAELIRLPRELGIPEDDDVEIKDYAAEAAAMPREPVADLLDEYEHFGNRRLRTVGELIQDAFRVGLYRMERVVRERLTTEDEDTITPQSIVNIRPVSAALKEFFGSSQLSQFMDQNNALSGLTHRRRLSALGAGGLTRERAPIEVRDVHPTHYGRMCPIETPEGPNIGLIGSLSAYAQVSEHGFVTTPYRVVENGRVTGEVVHLDATQEEEHLAAQADAPLDADGTLKEDEVLCRTQAGKYVVVPREQVTLMDVSPQQIWSVATAMIPFLEHDDANRALMGANMQRQAVPLLKTDAPRVGTGMEARAAQDSGDVVLATNAGTVKYVDAKRIVVEHAEGRDEYHLEKFERSNQGNLLHQRPLVKRGQEVAAGAVLADGSSTSKGEMALGKNLMVAFMSWEGYNFEDAIILSRRLVSDDELTSVHIEEYEIDARQTKLGDEEITRDIPNRAEESLRNLDDRGIVRVGAEVGAGDLLVGKVTPKGETELTAEEKLIRAIFKEKAREVRDTSLKVPHGEGGVVIDVKTFHKDEGDDLPPGVNELVRVFVAKKRKISEGDKLAGRHGNKGVISKIVDIEDMPFLEDGTPVDVILNPLGVPSRMNVGQVLEIHLGWAAAQGWFPDGTEAWEQRDQNDRGGVYVSTPVFDGASVADVDKALVKWQEHHTSQGGAIRMDVDTSRPEGTQASGKVTLFNGRTGEPFDEQVTVGFMYILKLHHLVDDKIHARATGPYSLVTQQPLGGKAQFGGQRFGEMEVWALEAYGAAYTLQEMLTIKSDDTVGRVKAYEAIVKGENIAEPSVPESFKVLLKEMQALSLDVREIHDEGVEGGVDDEDELLRAAEELGIDLGGVRADLGDEAADEQTGGATDTDDESPAVAGEATVQADAGADAPAAEDEA, from the coding sequence TTGTCCACGGTCAACGCCCTGCGCACGCGTCGCACCTTTGCGCGTCTGGATCAGGTCCTCGACGTCCCCAACCTCATCGACATCCAGCGCCGGTCGTTCGACTGGCTCGTGGATGCTGAGGGCGGCGGACTCCGAGAGACCATCGACGACATCAGCCCGATCGAGGACTACACGGGCAACCTCGCCGTGGAGTTCGGCGAGCTCGAGTTCGGCGAGGAGACGCACACCCTCGCCGAGTGCAAGGAGAAGGGCCAGACGTACTCGCGGCCGCTCTCCGTCGAGGTCGCGTTCGTCAACCGCGAGACCGGCGAGATCCGCGAGCAGTCCGTCTTCATGGGCGACTTCCCGTGGATGACGAAGCGCGGCACCTTCATCGTCAACGGCACGGAGCGCGTGGTCGTCACGCAGCTCGTCCGCTCGCCCGGCGCCTACCTCATGGAGCCGAAGGACCGCGAGAAGCAGGTCTTCGTCGCGAACCTCATGCCGGCCCGCGGCTCGTGGCTCGAGCTCGAGATCGACAAGAAGGGCAAGGTCTTCGTCCGCATCGACCGCAAGCGCAAGCTGCCGGTCACCGTGCTCCTCCGGGCGATGGAGTACAACCCCGAGCTGGACGCGGACGTCGAGGAGTCGGACGCCGACGTCGACGCGCTGGACCAGACGCTCCTCGACCGCTTCGAGGGCTCGGCCTACATCCGCAACACCCTCCTCACGGACACCGAGGCGACGCGCACGAAGAAGGGCGCGCTCATCGAGCTGTTCAAGAAGCAGCGCCCCGGCGAGCCGCCGACGGTCGACGCCGCGTACGCGCTCCTGCAGACGCTGTTCTTCGACCCCAAGCGCTACGACCTGACGCGCGTCGGCCGCTACAAGCTCAACTCGCGCCTGAACCTCGACATCGACCTCGAGACGCGGCACCTGACGCCCGAGGACATCTACGCGCTGATCGCGGAGCTCATCCGCCTGCCGCGCGAGCTCGGCATCCCCGAGGACGACGACGTCGAGATCAAGGACTACGCCGCCGAGGCCGCCGCGATGCCGCGCGAGCCCGTCGCCGACCTGCTCGACGAGTACGAGCACTTCGGCAACCGTCGCCTGCGCACGGTCGGCGAGCTGATCCAGGACGCCTTCCGCGTCGGCCTCTACCGCATGGAGCGCGTCGTCCGCGAGCGCCTCACGACGGAGGACGAGGACACGATCACGCCGCAGTCGATCGTGAACATCCGCCCGGTCTCCGCGGCGCTGAAGGAGTTCTTCGGCTCCTCGCAGCTCTCGCAGTTCATGGACCAGAACAACGCGCTCTCGGGCCTGACGCACCGCCGCCGCCTGTCGGCGCTGGGCGCCGGCGGCCTGACGCGCGAGCGCGCGCCCATCGAGGTCCGCGACGTCCACCCGACGCACTACGGCCGCATGTGCCCGATCGAGACGCCGGAGGGCCCGAACATCGGCCTGATCGGCTCGCTGTCGGCGTACGCCCAGGTCTCCGAGCACGGCTTCGTCACGACCCCGTACCGCGTGGTCGAGAACGGCCGCGTCACCGGCGAGGTCGTCCACCTGGACGCCACGCAGGAGGAGGAGCACCTCGCGGCCCAGGCCGACGCCCCGCTCGACGCGGACGGCACCCTGAAGGAGGACGAGGTCCTCTGCCGCACGCAGGCCGGCAAGTACGTCGTGGTCCCCCGTGAGCAGGTCACGCTCATGGACGTGTCGCCGCAGCAGATCTGGTCCGTCGCCACGGCGATGATCCCGTTCCTCGAGCACGACGACGCGAACCGCGCGCTCATGGGCGCGAACATGCAGCGCCAGGCCGTGCCGCTGCTCAAGACCGACGCCCCGCGCGTCGGCACGGGCATGGAGGCGCGCGCCGCCCAGGACTCCGGCGACGTGGTGCTGGCGACGAACGCCGGCACGGTCAAGTACGTCGACGCCAAGCGCATCGTCGTCGAGCACGCCGAGGGCCGGGACGAGTACCACCTCGAGAAGTTCGAGCGCTCGAACCAGGGCAACCTGCTGCACCAGCGCCCGCTCGTGAAGCGCGGCCAGGAGGTCGCGGCCGGCGCGGTCCTCGCGGACGGCTCCTCCACGAGCAAGGGCGAGATGGCCCTGGGCAAGAACCTCATGGTCGCCTTCATGTCGTGGGAGGGCTACAACTTCGAGGACGCGATCATCCTGTCGCGCCGCCTCGTCTCCGACGACGAGCTCACCTCGGTGCACATCGAGGAGTACGAGATCGACGCGCGCCAGACGAAGCTCGGCGACGAGGAGATCACCCGCGACATCCCGAACCGCGCGGAGGAGTCGCTGCGCAACCTCGACGACCGCGGCATCGTCCGCGTCGGCGCCGAGGTCGGCGCGGGCGACCTGCTCGTCGGCAAGGTCACGCCGAAGGGCGAGACCGAGCTGACGGCGGAGGAGAAGCTGATCCGCGCGATCTTCAAGGAGAAGGCGCGCGAGGTCCGCGACACCTCGTTGAAGGTGCCGCACGGCGAGGGCGGCGTCGTCATCGACGTCAAGACGTTCCACAAGGACGAGGGCGACGACCTGCCGCCCGGCGTCAACGAGCTCGTGCGCGTCTTCGTCGCGAAGAAGCGCAAGATCTCCGAGGGCGACAAGCTCGCCGGCCGCCACGGCAACAAGGGCGTCATCTCGAAGATCGTCGACATCGAGGACATGCCGTTCCTGGAGGACGGCACCCCGGTCGACGTCATCCTCAACCCGCTGGGCGTGCCGTCGCGCATGAACGTCGGGCAGGTGCTCGAGATCCACCTCGGCTGGGCCGCGGCGCAGGGCTGGTTCCCCGACGGGACCGAGGCCTGGGAGCAGCGCGACCAGAACGACCGCGGCGGCGTCTACGTCTCGACGCCGGTCTTCGACGGCGCGTCCGTCGCCGACGTCGACAAGGCGCTCGTGAAGTGGCAGGAGCACCACACGTCGCAGGGCGGCGCGATCCGGATGGACGTCGACACGTCCCGCCCGGAGGGCACCCAGGCGTCCGGCAAGGTGACGCTCTTCAACGGCCGCACCGGTGAGCCGTTCGACGAGCAGGTGACCGTCGGCTTCATGTACATCCTGAAGCTGCACCACCTCGTCGACGACAAGATCCACGCCCGCGCGACCGGCCCGTACTCGCTCGTCACCCAGCAGCCGCTGGGCGGCAAGGCGCAGTTCGGCGGCCAGCGCTTCGGCGAGATGGAGGTCTGGGCGCTCGAGGCGTACGGCGCGGCCTACACGCTGCAGGAGATGCTCACGATCAAGTCCGACGACACCGTCGGGCGCGTGAAGGCCTACGAGGCGATCGTCAAGGGCGAGAACATCGCCGAGCCGAGCGTCCCCGAGTCCTTCAAGGTGCTCCTGAAGGAGATGCAGGCCCTCTCGCTCGACGTGCGCGAGATCCACGACGAGGGCGTCGAGGGCGGCGTCGACGACGAGGACGAGCTGCTGCGCGCGGCGGAGGAGCTCGGCATCGACCTGGGCGGCGTGCGCGCCGACCTCGGCGACGAGGCGGCCGACGAGCAGACCGGTGGCGCGACCGACACCGACGACGAGTCCCCCGCGGTGGCCGGCGAGGCCACCGTGCAGGCGGACGCCGGCGCTGACGCGCCGGCAGCGGAGGACGAGGCGTAG
- the rplW gene encoding 50S ribosomal protein L23 codes for MDATQVIIRPVVSEKSYVLSTVGKYTFRVHPDAHKTQIRQAVESLFDVHVVDVKTASVKSKPKRRGSTAGRTRSWKKAIVQVREGEEIPIFQSLDAGAGQE; via the coding sequence ATGGACGCGACCCAGGTCATCATCCGCCCGGTCGTGAGCGAGAAGAGCTACGTCCTCTCGACCGTCGGCAAGTACACGTTCCGCGTCCACCCGGACGCCCACAAGACGCAGATCCGCCAGGCGGTCGAGTCGCTCTTCGACGTCCACGTCGTCGACGTCAAGACGGCCAGCGTGAAGAGCAAGCCGAAGCGCCGCGGCTCCACCGCGGGCCGCACGCGCTCGTGGAAGAAGGCGATCGTCCAGGTCCGCGAGGGCGAGGAGATCCCGATCTTCCAGTCGCTCGACGCCGGCGCCGGCCAGGAGTAG
- the rplC gene encoding 50S ribosomal protein L3 produces the protein MAAILAKKLGMTQLFLEDGSVERVTVLEAGPCPVTGRRTADRDGYEAVQLAYGATKEKHLSKAELGHLKKAGVGPHRHIVEFRDADVDVEVGQAVTVDAFEAGQKVKVSATSKGKGFQGTVKRHGFGRGPVTHGSHNTRAPGSIGAAAYPARVFKGLRGPGRMGGERVTQSGLEIVRIDADDNLLILRGSVPGPRNGLVEVRTDA, from the coding sequence ATGGCAGCGATTCTCGCCAAGAAGCTCGGCATGACGCAGCTGTTCCTCGAGGACGGCTCCGTCGAGCGCGTCACGGTCCTCGAGGCCGGGCCCTGCCCGGTGACGGGCCGCCGCACCGCCGACCGCGACGGCTACGAGGCCGTCCAGCTCGCGTACGGCGCGACGAAGGAGAAGCACCTCTCCAAGGCCGAGCTCGGCCACCTGAAGAAGGCCGGCGTCGGCCCGCACCGCCACATCGTCGAGTTCCGCGACGCGGACGTCGACGTCGAGGTCGGCCAGGCCGTGACCGTCGACGCGTTCGAGGCCGGCCAGAAGGTCAAGGTCTCCGCCACGTCGAAGGGCAAGGGCTTCCAGGGCACCGTCAAGCGCCACGGCTTCGGCCGCGGCCCGGTGACCCACGGCTCGCACAACACGCGTGCCCCGGGCTCGATCGGCGCCGCCGCGTACCCGGCGCGCGTCTTCAAGGGCCTGCGCGGCCCCGGCCGCATGGGTGGCGAGCGCGTCACCCAGTCCGGTCTGGAGATCGTCCGGATCGACGCCGACGACAACCTGCTGATCCTGCGCGGCTCGGTCCCGGGCCCGCGCAACGGCCTCGTGGAGGTCCGTACCGATGCCTGA
- a CDS encoding DMT family transporter gives MLQLGIVFALLSALAANLGFLYKHRGANEAPAVDVRHPVRTGLALWKSKWFAAGMLVGAVGWAFHTAAIALAPMSVVQVVLAGGIVLVAVLADRVFGMCVGRRQWAGLLLTGLGLALLVVAMPAASDSHSGFRVMVLAAFEGGLLALGALLVLGGQHERGAHLRGPLMGLAAGVLFGVCNVAVKATTGVLAAGGSVLTPWILVAVAGSVSAYYISARSLQEGGAVEVISITATGANVVGILGGLLVFGDPIATDPVGIAVQVAAFFMIVVAAALLPAPRAASAPVPAGAAGV, from the coding sequence ATGCTGCAGCTCGGAATCGTCTTCGCCCTCCTCAGCGCCCTCGCCGCCAACCTCGGCTTCCTCTACAAGCACCGGGGGGCGAACGAGGCCCCCGCGGTCGACGTGCGCCATCCCGTGCGCACGGGGCTGGCGCTGTGGAAGAGCAAGTGGTTCGCCGCCGGCATGCTCGTCGGCGCCGTCGGCTGGGCGTTCCACACCGCGGCGATCGCCCTGGCGCCCATGTCGGTGGTGCAGGTGGTGCTCGCCGGCGGCATCGTCCTCGTGGCCGTGCTCGCCGACCGCGTCTTCGGGATGTGCGTCGGCCGCCGGCAGTGGGCGGGGCTGCTGCTCACCGGCCTGGGCCTCGCGCTGCTCGTGGTCGCCATGCCCGCGGCCAGCGACTCCCACAGCGGCTTCCGGGTCATGGTCCTCGCGGCGTTCGAGGGCGGCCTGCTGGCGCTCGGCGCGCTGCTGGTCCTCGGCGGGCAGCACGAGCGCGGCGCGCACCTGCGCGGCCCGCTCATGGGGCTCGCCGCGGGCGTCCTCTTCGGCGTCTGCAACGTCGCGGTGAAGGCCACGACGGGCGTGCTGGCGGCCGGGGGCAGCGTGCTCACGCCCTGGATCCTCGTCGCCGTAGCGGGCTCCGTGTCCGCCTACTACATCTCGGCCCGCTCGCTGCAGGAGGGCGGGGCGGTCGAGGTCATCTCGATCACCGCCACCGGCGCCAACGTCGTCGGCATCCTCGGCGGCCTGCTCGTCTTCGGCGATCCCATCGCGACCGACCCCGTCGGCATCGCCGTCCAGGTCGCCGCCTTCTTCATGATCGTCGTCGCCGCCGCGCTCCTGCCCGCGCCGCGGGCGGCGTCGGCCCCCGTCCCCGCCGGGGCCGCCGGGGTCTGA
- the rplD gene encoding 50S ribosomal protein L4, producing MPDAPILGGGTLQLDDAVFGVEFNGPLVHQNVRHELNARRQGTSASKTRGQVSGGGAKPWRQKGTGRARAGSSRSPIWTGGGTVFGPQPRHYTFKVNRKEKRAALRSVLSLHAGRGTVAGLNVASFDTPSTKAAVSTLKDWDATGSTLIVLGTGEDRTALSFRNLPKTVVLPAAHVGVADVVGAGRLLLTAAAVDELVARATGEGAPATTEEVA from the coding sequence ATGCCTGATGCACCGATCCTGGGCGGCGGCACGCTGCAGCTCGACGATGCCGTCTTCGGCGTCGAGTTCAACGGCCCGCTCGTCCACCAGAACGTCCGTCACGAGCTGAACGCCCGCCGCCAGGGCACCTCCGCGTCCAAGACGCGCGGCCAGGTCTCCGGCGGTGGCGCCAAGCCGTGGCGCCAGAAGGGCACGGGCCGCGCCCGCGCCGGCTCCTCGCGCTCCCCGATCTGGACGGGCGGCGGCACGGTCTTCGGCCCGCAGCCGCGCCACTACACGTTCAAGGTGAACCGCAAGGAGAAGCGCGCCGCGCTGCGCAGCGTCCTGTCGCTGCACGCCGGCCGCGGCACGGTCGCCGGCCTCAACGTCGCGTCGTTCGACACGCCGTCGACGAAGGCCGCCGTGTCCACCCTGAAGGACTGGGACGCCACCGGCTCCACGCTGATCGTGCTCGGCACGGGCGAGGACCGGACGGCCCTGTCGTTCCGCAACCTGCCCAAGACCGTCGTGCTGCCCGCCGCGCACGTCGGCGTCGCCGACGTCGTCGGTGCCGGCCGCCTGCTCCTGACCGCCGCCGCGGTCGACGAGCTCGTGGCCCGTGCCACGGGCGAGGGCGCTCCCGCCACCACGGAGGAGGTCGCCTGA
- the fusA gene encoding elongation factor G, whose translation MPRKYSLEKTRNIGIMAHVDAGKTTTTERILFYTGRTYKIGEVHEGAATMDWMEQEQERGITITSAATTAEWQKHRINIIDTPGHVDFTVEVQRSLRVLDGSVAVFDSVAGVEPQSETVWRQANDYGVPRIAYVNKMDRTGADFGKSVTTMIDRLGANAVPIQLPIGAEAEFAGIIDLVEMKATVYKDDIGKDLDVIDIPADYADEANAARERLVDAVADFDEELMELVLEDQEIPVDRLKKAIRAATLALSINPVLCGSSFKNKGVQPLLDAVIDYLPSPLDVPAIKGIVTAKDGETTEEERPSDDDAPFAALAFKIATDPYVGKLTFFRVYSGQLEAGSKVLNTNTGKTERIGRILMMHANDREDIDRVYAGDIAAAVGIKQVYTGDTLCDPSHAIVLEAMDFPEPVITVAVEPKTKADQEKMGVALQRLAEEDPTFQVKTNEETGQTEISGMGELHLEILVDRMRREFNVEANVGTPQVSYRETVRKKVEHVEGKFVRQTGGSGQFGVVYIDMEPAPGEGFVFENKIKGGAIPVDYHNAVEKGLAEGMDTGPKAGYPMVDVKVTVVDGKYHEVDSSEVAFKIAANMSFNEAARRASPVLLEPIFKVEVVTPEEFMGDVIGDLNRRRGRIEGMEPRGNAQVVTGYVPLSEMFGYSTDLRSATQGRATYTMQFERYDEVPSNVAEEIVAARTGK comes from the coding sequence ATGCCGCGTAAGTACTCCCTCGAGAAGACCCGGAACATCGGGATCATGGCGCACGTGGACGCCGGTAAGACGACCACGACGGAGCGCATCCTCTTCTACACCGGTCGCACGTACAAGATCGGCGAGGTGCACGAGGGCGCCGCGACGATGGACTGGATGGAGCAGGAGCAGGAGCGTGGCATCACGATCACCTCCGCTGCCACCACCGCCGAGTGGCAGAAGCACCGCATCAACATCATCGACACCCCCGGTCACGTCGACTTCACCGTCGAGGTCCAGCGCTCGCTGCGCGTCCTCGACGGCTCCGTGGCCGTGTTCGACTCGGTGGCCGGCGTCGAGCCGCAGTCCGAGACGGTGTGGCGCCAGGCCAACGACTACGGCGTGCCGCGCATCGCCTACGTCAACAAGATGGACCGCACGGGCGCCGACTTCGGCAAGTCCGTCACCACGATGATCGACCGCCTCGGCGCCAACGCCGTGCCGATCCAGCTGCCGATCGGCGCCGAGGCCGAGTTCGCCGGCATCATCGACCTCGTCGAGATGAAGGCCACCGTCTACAAGGACGACATCGGCAAGGACCTCGACGTCATCGACATCCCGGCGGACTACGCGGACGAGGCCAACGCCGCCCGCGAGCGCCTCGTGGACGCGGTGGCGGACTTCGACGAGGAGCTCATGGAGCTCGTCCTCGAGGACCAGGAGATCCCGGTCGACCGCCTGAAGAAGGCGATCCGCGCGGCCACGCTGGCGCTGTCGATCAACCCGGTCCTGTGTGGCTCGTCCTTCAAGAACAAGGGCGTGCAGCCGCTGCTGGACGCGGTCATCGACTACCTCCCGTCGCCGCTCGACGTCCCGGCCATCAAGGGCATCGTCACGGCGAAGGACGGCGAGACGACGGAGGAGGAGCGCCCGTCGGACGACGACGCGCCGTTCGCCGCGCTCGCCTTCAAGATCGCGACCGACCCCTACGTCGGCAAGCTCACGTTCTTCCGCGTCTACTCGGGGCAGCTCGAGGCCGGCTCGAAGGTGCTCAACACGAACACCGGCAAGACCGAGCGCATCGGCCGCATCCTGATGATGCACGCGAACGACCGCGAGGACATCGACCGCGTCTACGCGGGCGACATCGCGGCGGCCGTCGGCATCAAGCAGGTCTACACGGGCGACACGCTCTGCGACCCGAGCCACGCGATCGTCCTCGAGGCGATGGACTTCCCCGAGCCGGTCATCACGGTGGCCGTCGAGCCGAAGACGAAGGCCGACCAGGAGAAGATGGGCGTCGCCCTGCAGCGCCTGGCCGAGGAGGACCCGACCTTCCAGGTCAAGACGAACGAGGAGACCGGCCAGACCGAGATCTCCGGCATGGGCGAGCTCCACCTGGAGATCCTGGTGGACCGCATGCGCCGCGAGTTCAACGTCGAGGCCAACGTCGGCACGCCGCAGGTCTCCTACCGCGAGACCGTCCGCAAGAAGGTCGAGCACGTCGAGGGCAAGTTCGTCCGTCAGACCGGCGGCTCGGGCCAGTTCGGCGTGGTCTACATCGACATGGAGCCGGCGCCCGGCGAGGGCTTCGTGTTCGAGAACAAGATCAAGGGCGGCGCGATCCCGGTCGACTACCACAACGCCGTCGAGAAGGGCCTGGCCGAGGGCATGGACACCGGCCCGAAGGCCGGCTACCCGATGGTCGACGTGAAGGTCACGGTCGTGGACGGCAAGTACCACGAGGTCGACTCCTCCGAGGTCGCGTTCAAGATCGCGGCGAACATGTCCTTCAACGAGGCCGCGCGCCGGGCCAGCCCGGTCCTGCTCGAGCCGATCTTCAAGGTCGAGGTCGTCACGCCCGAGGAGTTCATGGGCGACGTCATCGGCGACCTGAACCGTCGTCGTGGCCGCATCGAGGGCATGGAGCCGCGCGGCAACGCGCAGGTCGTCACCGGCTACGTGCCGCTGTCCGAGATGTTCGGCTACTCGACCGACCTCCGCTCGGCCACCCAGGGCCGGGCCACCTACACCATGCAGTTCGAGCGCTACGACGAGGTGCCGTCGAACGTCGCCGAAGAGATCGTCGCGGCGCGGACCGGGAAGTAG